aactgatcaaacacacacattcacacactctgagtgcaatactctttttctgacaaagttgtatttttactcagttgtataaagCATTTGCATTCTATTTCtatcctattgtatattttattctatttattgtactgtatatagtattttattttattctataatTAATGGGAGGTGAAGAGGGACAGCAGACATTAGTCAGGTACAgaagcagcagctcagtgctctgttatgttgttattttaaaaaggtagATGTGCCCTCTGATCATGGATAATCAGTCTAATAAAAGAAGTTTCATTCTGTCAGGATTTAATGAGACGATGAATTTCACAGTACCCCTCTTCTCAGTTACTTTACTGTATTACTGTGTGATTTTGTTCTTCAATATTTCTCTTGTGCTGCTCATTGTCTTGGATGAAAGCCTCCACGAACCTATGTACATTTTCCTGAGTAGCCTTTGCATTAATGCACTTTATGGAACCACAGGTTTCTACCCCAAATTCCTTTCAGATTTACTGTCGTCTTCTCACAGAATCTCCTATGAAGGGTGCCTTTTACAAGCTTTTATCATGTATTCATGTGTGTGCTGTAATTTGTCTATTGTAGCTGTCATGGCCTTTGACAGGTATATGGCTATATGTCGACCTCTGCACTACTACTCTTTCATGACTAAGAGGAGGCTTTCACAGCTGGTGTGTTTCTCCTGGCTGACACCTTTCTGCATTTTTGCCATCCACGTCCTGCTTACAGCAAGACTCAAGTTATGTGGTATAAAGATTCAGAGAGTCTTATGTCTAAACTGGTTAATTGTTAAACTTGCTTGTCCTGAAGCTGACACTTTTTCAAATAACATAAGTGCATATGTGATACTTGTCATTAATGTGTCTCATTGGCTTTTCATAATTTGGACTTACTTATATCTTATTAAAACATGTGTGAGGTCCAGAGAGGACAGAGTAAAGTTTATGCAGACCTGTGTGCCCCATCTGACTTCTTTGATCATAAATGTCACTTTAATAGCTTTTGATTCGATGTACTTGCGCTTTGGCTCCATAGATTTACCCCAAAGCCTCCAAAACTTCATCACTCTTGAATTTGTCATCATCCGTCCAGTTATGTATCCTCTCATGTATGGATTTAATCTCACCAAAATACGAAACAGAATCTtgagtttaatttatttgaaaggGAAATGATTTGAattcaaaaatattcaaaacagaTGCAGCAATATAAATACAAGTCTTTCTGAAGGCACTTGATTCAGAAACATTTAGTCATGTTTGCCTTGTCTAAGGCAAACATATATTTAGACTAGACTAATTTTACTAATATTCTTTGTTATATTTGTCATAATATGACATATATTTGTCAAATGTGTCATATTTGCTCAATCCAGCACGaacattaaatgaaaacaacatttttttcatgtttttgactaagaatttcatttttaaaaggatTCTGCGTGGTTTTTTAAGTACTGTTGTAAAATTCATCTATATACCATTCAGAAATCATCACAAAttgatatttcatttctttgccttgCTGTGTCTTGATGTTCAAGGTATATTAGCTGATATATGTGCAAGTTAATTAAACAGGTTTATTTCAAAGTGTTTTAGgtttaaagtaaacaaaatatTGTATGAAATATTCTGTTGTAAAGGGCTGGTTAGTGCAGGCATCCCTGTGTGTTACATCTCAGTTTATCACAAAGGTCAGTTAACAATgcttaatgtttcttttttttcaataaacacGTTACATGTATAAATATAAGGATCAGTGTTattagtttgtattttttcagtagtatttatgtatttatatagggttttttattattattattttggaaaAAGTAGTAATAGTAATTGAACTGTTACCTACTtttatttggcattttttttgtttttaaatttatatgtAAATTTCTCTCTGTACATTAATTAATGACACCATAATTCTGTACTTTTTGAAATCTGATCATATATCCCCATTGCTTGACATACTGTAGTATTTActactttaaaaattaaagttttgtttAGCATATCAAGCATAAaattgtgctgttgttgtttgaaGTTTTTCAATCCCAtagcataaaattaaaaaataaaaaaaacaacaaaaaacaatgcaatAATAGTATTTTAACAGTAACTCCCTTCTCTTCTACTCCTTCCTCGCCTTAACTAGGAAGGAGGCTCTCTCAGCTGGTGTGTTTCTCCAGGCTAACGCCCTTCTGCCTTTTTTCCATCAATGTCCTGCTAACATCAAGACTCAAGTTGTGTGATATAAACATTCAGAGAGTCTTGTATCTAAACTGGTTAATAATTAAACTTGCTCGTCCTGATGTTGACATCTTTAGAAAAAACATCAGTGCAAATGTAACACTTATTGTTTATCTGTCTCATTGGCTTTTTATAATTTGGACTTACATATATCTTATTAAAACATGTGTGAGGTCCAGAGAGGACAGGTTAAAGTTTACGTAGACCTGTGTGCCCCACCTGATCTCTTTGATgactttcctgttttttcttgaTCCAGTGTACATGATATCTGGCTCTACACGTTTACCTCAAAGCCTCCAAAACTTCATCACTATTGAATTTCTCATCATCCCTCCAGTTATGAATCCTCTCATATATGGATTTAAACTCACCAAAATACGAAACAGGATAttgggtttattttattttaaaagaacttCAAAATTAAGACTTTCTTGTTCACCAAATAAAAATGGagcaaaataaaatttcaaaaaTGTATATTATTATCTTGTACATGACAGCAAATGAAGGCATCATAACATTAACTATAAATGCACCAAGACAACCAAGTCTCAGTAAAAAGCATTATTGTTTACTTAAATTTGACCTTTAGACTATCAAAGATCTAGACAGCTTACACAtattttaccttttaaaaattattgttttttgttttttacattttttcagatGTAAACTAAAATGCATTTCCACTTCTGGTTTTAGGTTTAATCCAGGTCATCTTATCGTTTGAACTTAAGGTGTCATAATGCCATATCTCTAACACGTTCCATTGAGATGTAAATTGTTCAATTTATTGTCATTTACAGTAAATAGGTTTATGTTTCTCAAGTAACAgactcatatttatatcctttttTCAAGCATAAAATGTTTGAGTCTCAAGAGTGACGTGTTTACTGTGGCTCAAAGTTTAGCCAGATTTTCGGGTGCCTCTGTAGTCTCGCTCATTGTACACTTATATCACAAGGCTAATTCAGAAAATATAACTGACATGATGATGTCTATATTTAACAGAATATCAGTTTCACAGTTTGCAAATTAATTCAAAGACAGGGGAAGAAAGAAGTGATTGCTTAGTAGGTTATAGATTCATGCTGCTTTAAAACTACCTTCTTTCCACAGAGctgctgttaaaaaataaaggcCTGACAGTACTATATACACAgcaagtgtgtttttgtttatgagTTGGCACCACAGATTGTACAAGGTTCATGTTAGCACAGAATTCTGGGCCCTATGTATAAACAGTCTCTATATATGTGACACAATGTGATGTGTGGAAGGAAGAGAGGACTCAAACACAGGACTCGCAGGCTGGTGAAGGATGTGGATGATGTTTGTTGTGAAGCCAGGATGAACAGAACATGAGAAGATGGACTGACTATACCaattgaataaatgaatgaatgagtgagggagtgagtgagtgaattaataaattaatggtTGGCTGGCTGACTGGAtggactgaactgaaaacacacatgagGAATGGACGGAATGACAAGACTGGGAactgagggcttaaatacacagtgtGGAGTTGTGATATGATGTGATAACATTAGGTTGCTGCATTATAATGtgaatgtataatattgttgtcAGGCCTCTGTGTAACTGTAGGAGAAAAATAGTTTGATAGAAACagcattagaatagaatagaataatcctttaattgtcccacaaggggaaatttggttgtaatagcagccagaaagacacatatagaaacaaacaggacacagaacagaaacatacactcATCCCTgctggacaacatctcccaccccatgcaggagactgtgacagcactgagcagctccttcagtggcaggctgcggcacacacggtgtgggacggagagatttcgcaggtctttcctcctcactgctgtcagactccacaacaaagactttaactgatcaaacacacacatccacacactctgagtgcaatactctttttctgacaaagttgtatttttactcagttgtataaagCATTTGCATTCTATTTCtatcctattgtatattttattctatt
This genomic window from Astatotilapia calliptera chromosome 16, fAstCal1.2, whole genome shotgun sequence contains:
- the LOC113007597 gene encoding olfactory receptor 10Z1-like, translated to MDNQSNKRSFILSGFNETMNFTVPLFSVTLLYYCVILFFNISLVLLIVLDESLHEPMYIFLSSLCINALYGTTGFYPKFLSDLLSSSHRISYEGCLLQAFIMYSCVCCNLSIVAVMAFDRYMAICRPLHYYSFMTKRRLSQLVCFSWLTPFCIFAIHVLLTARLKLCADTFSNNISAYVILVINVSHWLFIIWTYLYLIKTCVRSREDRVKFMQTCVPHLTSLIINVTLIAFDSMYLRFGSIDLPQSLQNFFITIEFLIIPPVMNPLIYGFKLTKIRNRILDVN